TGCTCTTATCTACTTCCAAAGTAAGGAGTGCCCCATGATGGGCCAAGCAGTCCAAAAAAAAGTGGCTTGGAGTTAGCTACCGCAGTTAGCAGTTTCTCATTATTCAACATTGCATTACCTCTTTTTCACATTAGTTAActgcagaattttatttttatgtatttgttatcTTTCCAACGCCAGTGTTGTAAGaagaatattacatataaatgatGGTTTAGGAATCTTGtcaagtttttgtttcttcagcaCTAAGTAGCTTATTTTCTAGGCAGGTCTTAATTCTAAATATAACATGCTTGAAAAAAACACTATTGAAAGGATCTGTCTCTTCAGCAGAGTATTTAATATACCTATCAGGCAATCACCATCTCAAGCATGATTAGACTCAAGCGCTGCCCTCCATCGTGTGAGGGATGCCAGGAAACTGGAAGCTTAGACTTTAGCTCTTTattattaagttggtgcaaaagtaattgcagtttttaccgttaataataataattgcctaGCCATTGTGCAGTACCTTGCAAGAGCTCTTTGGCAAATGAAAGAATAATTCAAAGCAAAGTAGGCCAGATATAAAACACTTCcaaatcacatttcaaaatggTCCTTTCGTGTCAACTAGGTGCATGTCTGCTAAGGGAGTTTTTGCAAGGACAGGTGGATAGTATGAGGCCTTTACAATAATCCCATTACCATCTGGTACTGTCTATATGGCAGAGCCGTTCTGATGTAGTTGTATTATCACAGATCATTACAGAGTATGCCAGTCGTTCCATGATGGGACTGTGACTGGCAGCCTTTCTTAGCCCAAAGACTGATGCAACAGATTGCTTTGAGAAATAGTTTTGAAGCACATCCATGAAACATATGATCCTATGGGTACCAGCATTGATTTCTTTGAGGCATCGTTTTACACTTCAGTTTTTCCTGGTAGAGTATTTTTCTGAGACGTCTCTTCTGAGACGTCTCTTCTGAGGCTAAATTAGGAATTTCTGTTCCTTATTCAAGTTCCAAGAATTGTGCCTCTCCTGCCCTCTGCCCAAACTGGAAGATAGAAACCGTGGGAAAAAAAGTGTCTACAAACTGCGGTTATCTAACTTGGTTTATTTAACATATTCAGGAAGACTTTCACATCCATGGAATCCTAGTTCTATTAATTCTCTCCAAGCTAcaacagttgtttttttttttgtttgtttgtttgttttgaatttcTCGGTTCTGCCAGCaaggcaggggtgggaggtgggCACCCCTGATACCAATGCTGACAGATAGTGAGTTGACGTGGAACTTCTGTTTCCTCCTGTTCAGTTCAGGTTCTCTCTTTCTGATACTTACCCCTCCTCAAATAGGGAAACAAAGACAGGGGAAATAGGAAGATGAGCCTCAATAGGGTTTACTTAATTGGGGGCATAAAGATTCTAAAAAGTATGCATCCCTGCAGTTCTGTTCTTAGCACTGTAAGAGCTGATCAGAAAGAGAGCTTCTACCCTTATAACCTTCATCCATCTCAGTCATGCCTGGGAAGGATGTTGGTGCTAATTTTAGACACAGAGACTAAGATGGACAAAGGACAAGTATCATAAAGCATTTTTGGAGCCAGGAACAGATTTAAGTTCCTTGCCTCACTGCTGCTCTTACTCCAAACCACACAATTGTACCCAAGTGAATTGCTGTTAGAATTGGTGCCTTTGGAGGAGACAATTGCTCGTAATGGGTAGCTACAAGCCACTTCACTGAGAAAGCGTGGGGTCTTAAGATGctttaagaaataatagaaagACTGAGCCTGAGTGAGTCAGGCTCTTCTGAGTCATACAGTTTTTAGGTCAGTGTAAAATACTGACTTTCTGAGGtcttacttttttctctctctggaagACCTAAGGCAAAGATCTCTCTCAAAGAGGTATCAAAGAATAGAGGCCTTTCCCTCAGAACCTACCTCTGCCCAGTGTTCACCAAAATGTGGTTTCAAATCACCTGTTCAAAGCCCACAGGGTGCTTATTTGTTAAACATGCAGATTCTTAGTGCTCCCTCCACCCACAGAGACACTGCACAAGAGGCCCTGCTTTGGACCACAAGTTCCTAAACATGGCAGAAAATCTGGATCACCTGGGAGACTTTTTAGGTTAAAAACCGGAAATAGGATGTAAGCATAAACATGTCAACAAAATGAGAGGATGTCCCTCTGCTTGCCGTGCTTGGTATTTACTTCTATACTGTTTCCCTATACGTGtacatgtaattttgttttgtttttgtcagacagagtctcacccacGCTTGCccaagctaaagtgcagtggcccaatggcactgctcactgcagcatccactTCCCCAGTTCacactccagagtagctgggactacaggtacccgcaaccacacctggctaacttttgtatttttagtggagactaaaaattttatttttattatattattttagttttgccattttgaccaggctggtctcaaactcctgacctcaagtgatctgccctccttggcctcccaaagtgctcggattataggcgtgagccgctgcgcccagccagtgttgttgttttaatgaaaTGAGTCCGTATTATGCACATTACTCtgcagctttttgtttttcccagctTGTTTTTAACTAACAGAGTATCAAATGGACTTCCTTGCAAATCTGTCCTATTAACACCAGGATCACAACTCAGATGCTACAGGGGTTAGGCAGATAACATAAATGAGTTAAATGGATCCAGTAGGAACTGCAGAAAACTGGAGATGTTTCATCTAATTGCATCAGACTTTACCCAACCGCAAACTAACTCTTGCCATTTGGAAATGTTGGCCCAGAGTTGCCAAATTCCAGTTTTCATGAAGAGCAAGAAATCTGaatttttgaaatgtacaatctccagatttttaaatattggtaaCAAATGCACATTAAATGCAGTGAACCAGCCCAGATGTCTTCAATCCAGACACTGCCCCTCCAGCCATCCTTCTGAAATTTCTATTGCCATGTATAATGTTCCGCAGTGTAACTGTCAATCCTTACTCAACGTGTCTCCTGTTGCTGGACACTTAGGCTATGACATTACAACTACTGTATAAATCTTTGTGcttatacaaataattatagaaaaacaGCTTCCAAATTGCCCTCTAAAAGGTTGTACCAATGTATAGTCCTATAAACACTACATGAGACTATCCTTTTCTGGGAAGCTTTAAACAGATTCCCAGGTGGTAACCCAGAGATCAGATGCAGTAGGTCGAAGATGAAACCCAAGACTGTGTGAGTGAGTGACCAGAAtgactcaggtgattctgatgatcaGAGAGGTTTTGGAACTACCGTTTTAGCCTATTAGCAAGCTGTCTGGGGCCATGAGCAGTGAATTGTAAAAGAAACTATACTTTCATTTGtacttctgttttttaattttatttagagacagggtcttgcttatCATcccgggagtgcagtggtacaatcatagctcactgaagccttgaactcatgggctcaagtgatcctcccacctcagcctccagaatagcaaggccacaggtatgtgccaccatgtctggctaatttaaaaaaaaaaaaaaaattaaaaaaaaaaaaattttgtagcgacaggatcttgctattttgccaggctaatctcaaactccaggcctcaaacaatcttcccacctcaccctcccaaagtgccaggattacaaatgggagccactgtatctggccacTGCTTCCACACTTTTCCCACTAACTACAGCCTCTATGCAAACACAAAAAaggctctgctgctgctgctgtttcaaGCAGTTCTGTCAGAGTAGGACAGTCAATAAACCAACTATGGAACCTTCAAGTGGCTTTTATTGGCAGAGCCTAGAAGAAGTGTTGTAGCCATTTCTGAGCAAAAATCTGTATCCCAGCAAGGTATTCAGTGTTATGTTTAACACACTACTGAACCAGAAAGTTTAAGTTCCTGACACAGACGCAACCAGGTCACTAAGAGGCTCCAAAATCAACAGGTTAAGCCCCACTGCTCTGTTCAGATCTGAAAGGCAAGACACAGTCCTGGATGTGTGCCCTTGATACAGGGTGACTAAAAAGGCAGGCAACAGTATCAAGGATTTTTTTTAGGTGTACTCCTGTGCAGTCCCACATTGCAAGGATATGTTTCAGCAGCAGCACTCAAGTCTCCTCTTCATTCTGTATCTGCCTAAACAATCTCTGCTTAGGACAAGTGTGGTCGGTCATAAAACATGATCATCAGGATGGTAGAGTTCACTCATCAGGCGGTAGATGTAGGAAGGTGCATTCCCACCAATGTTGGAGATAAAGAGGGTAATGAGCTCTGGTGGGACGTAGTCAAACACAGGGCAATGCACGCTGACCTTCTCCAGAATGTCCCCTGAAAGGCAAGCACACATGCTAAAGGTAAAACTGAGCCTCCCTCTCTCATAATTAAGTAGCATATAGATTCCAACCTCGAGAATGCAGGCATATTAGCTCCCCAAGGATGAGAAGCTATGGAAAAATGCAAACCAGAAGAGATGACTTCAGATCATGACAACCCCTGCTTACAACTCTTCCGTGCCTCTGCATAGcccttagaataaaattcaaactcaggATTGAAATTTAAAATCTGGGCCCTCCCTGCCGCACCACATGAATTACAATTTGGACTACTCTTCCCCTTGCTCATTACTGTCTAGCCATGTATGCCATCCTTTTCTAACTGGCTAAGCCCCCTGCACCAGCTCATGGAAAACTCTATGATCTTCAGATGGTAGACTGTATTCATTCAGGACTCAGATGAAATGTCATCTCATTAAGACCCTTCCTCAATCTCAGTTAGGCCCCTAGCCACTTTCTATCACATCAGCCTTGCTTGTCCTCAGGCATCCCATGACCTGATACTTTCTcatctgtcttccacaatagaaTGTGTGGGAACAGGGCCTTATCTTTTTCATTCATTGTGATATCTTCAGTGCCTAGAAGAGTGCTGGATAcattgtaggtgctcagtaaCTATTTCCTGAAGaatgaatgtttatttaaataaagggATGAAGTCATTCAACTTCCAAGAGGAACTAGGACCCCAACTACTATGCGTTGCTCTCAGAGGGTGTATAAGGCCACCCTTGCTGATGAGGCTGCAGGCATAATGAGCTGAGCTGCTGCCTTCAGAAGGAGCCAGAGAAAAGAACCCCAACACATGAGATTATCCAGGCTACAGGCAAGTTTTCTAAGTGGGAACATTTCACAGCCTGCTTCCTTTGGGAGTCAATTTACCAAAATGACTCCTTATATAGCAGGAAAACAGGTACATTTTCCCAATTGGTTGTTTATATCTCAAAGAGCATGCAAAGCCAAACCCAGACAATGCTAGATGATCCAACCCACAGTAGCCCCAACAAGTCTAAAATACATTCGTCTCAGAACAAATTAACATGGACTTGATCAGGTCCTCAAGCACTTTGAGATGCTAAAGAAAACAGTCCCCCCAAGAAGTATGATAAAAAACACAACCTGACAGCATTCAGTTCTACTGaccaacaaaacaacaaaaagaccaAAACACATGCACGCACAAACCCcgaatacacacaacacatgcaCGCATGCACGCACAGCTTTTGTACCTTCTGTGAATGGCAGGACTTCTTCAGGAGCCACAAACTTATGAAATGAGTCTTCTTCATTGGGGaactagaaaggaaaaaatttttaaaaactagagacccagcaattccactcctagatacgtaccctagagaaatgaaaacatgtccacacagaAAATTTATACACAGATGCTTATAGCAtgattattcacaaaagccaaaaggtggaaccaacccaaatgcccataaacagatgaatggattaataaattgtggtatgttcatataatggaatattattcagcctcgaaaggaaattctgacattacaacatggatgaactttgaaaacatcatgctaagtgaaaaaagtcaggcACAACATGTCACATATTATGATTCCTTTTATACAAAATggacaaatccatagagacaggagCAGATTAGAGGAGATGGGGAGAAGAAGAAATAGGGAGagattacttaatgggtacagggAGTTTTTCTAGAGTGGAGAAAAAGTTTTGAAACTAGAGAGTGGTGGTTGTACAATGCTGTGAATGTACTAGATACcactaaattgtatactttaaaatggttaattgtatgttatgtgaatttcacctcaatttaaaaaatagagactaTAAATAGTTTGATGTTTTCAAAGCAAATAGCTTCCATCACTGATGAAATGTCTCTTCACTTAGTCCCTGCTTGTATTCAGGTTACAAAGGACAGGCCCTGCAACAGTAACAAAACTGATTCTATGATCCTACTTTCAACCTGCTTGGCATTTTCAGAAATGGTCAGGCGACGGGGAGTCGTGGCAATCATAAGGAAAGGACCTTTCCCAACTACATATTGTCCTCACAATCTTGCCTTCCTAAAGCTGGCAGCTTAGAACTCTCAACTATTTTACTGAATCAAGACTTCTGTGGTTCTTTCCAGCCTCCACTGGGTGTAATCCATTGAGTAAACGCAGATAAATGGAGGCCCTGGAGTGAGGTGGTTGAAGTCCCAGAGTTCAAGCCCACCCTCTGGCTTCCTTCTTTCTGCTGGCTTCTAGCtaaagacagacacacatacctgTGGGGAAAGTTTGAACATAGGTGCACAGACGATGAGTGGGGTGGAATGGTGTTTTGCTGCCAGTGCCAGAGTGTGAGTTCCTGTCACAGCTCTCAGGGCaccattggccaggatggtcttcgtGCCAATGATTACCTTTGAGACAAGAAGAAAACTGTGAGTCATCCTGGGGGTGGAGCCTTAAAAGGGCCACTGGCCACAAAAAGCTGAATGCTCAGGCCTCAGAATGGTATCGTGAGGGGTCAGAGACTGGTATAGGGGAAGGGATCCCTGGCTCAGTACAAGTTCTAGCTTAAAAGTAGGTTGCcaaggaaagaatgaatgtaAAATGGGACAAGAAACTGCAAAACCTACTGCTCTCAGTCCCATATTTTCTGGAAATTGAGATGCCATACCTTCTGAGAAGCCAGGAACCTTTTTCATTCACTATCCACAACTGCCAAGCTCTTTGAGCAAAGGCAGGAGCCTTGTAGCCAATCCCTAGCAACTGACACTCTTGCTTTAGTTCTATTTAATACTTCATTCTTTTCAATGCTTCAACCGAATTTAGAGGCTACTCCAAGAGAGGAACAATGatgcagaaaaagggaaaagaaattcaGTTAACAAATTAAAAAGGCCTACGTATGTACTTTGAAAGGTGCTAGAAACTTCCTTCTCTCACTATGGATATTACAGgagataaaaatcaattttagaaaCATAATCTTCATGAATTCAACATAACTCCAAATATACACACCTTGTTGACTCTTGACATTACGGCAAAAATGGCAGCATCAGTCATGACAGTTGTCTCAATACCTGCTTTGGACAAATTCACAGCCATTTCATGACCCTGCAATGGGAGGGAAAGGCTGATTCtaagagaaagagtgagaaataGTGAAAAGTGCTCTCAAATGTAACTGGATCTGGGGAATTGTGTGATATGGGCATATCCAGCACATAATTTCCAATAGATAACTCATTTTTCGGACAACTAAGTTTTTGGACTATCATAGCTCTGGTAAGCTGTAGGGAAGCCTAGGGGAAGCTAATAAATGTCTAGTACTCCAGCCACAAAACTGGAAATACAACGTGCGTGTATAACATAATCACGATTGCTGACAAGATAGCTCCTGGCTCATCATTTTAAAACATCCTGCATccttacatatttcctttttgagaccTATTATTTACTTAGGATCGAGTGAGGTCAGACCAAGCATCAGTCATCCCCAAGGTAATTTACCCTGCTTTGATTCCTAAAAGAACCAACCCATGTTTCCTTGGACCCAGCAGTTCACcagcattttttttgttgttggtttttttgttttttgagacagagtcttgctctgtggtacaggctggagtgcagtggtgccatcttggctcactgcaacctctgctttccaggttcaagcaattctcctgccttaacctccagagtagctgggattacaggcatgcaccagcacgcccagctaatttttgtatttttagtagagatggggtttcgtcatgttggccaggctgctctcgaacccctgacctcaggtgatccgcccgccttagcctcccaaagtgctggaattaggggcatgaaccactgctcccagtcCCAACTTTCTTAAACCACTATTTAAGAATGTTCACAGAACGAACACCTTGAAAATTCCCTTAATGTTTTAGTTTATCTTCTCAGTGTCTCAAAGTCTTGCTTATCAATTCAAGGTTGGAATGGCCCTACCCATcccttgtttatttcttcttcattttccatttttcttagtaGCAGCTACAGCAGTCTCCTTACCTGGCAGAAAGGAGCACACTCTGCTACAATGACATGGAATTTCCTCTTCCGGGCAGCCTCTTTGAGGAAGGCCTCTACTGTTCGGGAGAAGCCAATGGTCATGATCACCTCATTGCTGTGAATGTGCTCCAGAGCCTGGGCTGCAATGTTCTCCGTTGTCCCTTCTGTAAGaagagttttgaaaaaaaaaatatattatatatatgaaattgctATGCTATATCACAAACACACATTATGAGTGTATGGAAAAAGATGTCTGCCCTTCACATGCACTGCCAACCTAGCAGACCCTGGTACCACAGGGTTAATGTGCTTAAAGTGAaatgtcacaattttttttttttttaatagagatagggtcccactgtgttgcccaggctggttttgaactcctggtcgcaagcaatccactcaccttggcctcccaaagttgtgggattacaggtgtgagccaccacacccagctatgtcACAATTTCTTAAAAGCCCCACTCTGGGATTTTCTGCCTGCCCTCTTCCAGAAGTACCCCTATCTATCAACCACCTCTGTCACTACAGAGCTCCTTACAACCGATTTTGAAGATAGTGAATTCAGCCAAGGAATGGCAATCTGGGAAATCCTAAAGTGCTGAGAATCGGGTAAACAGAGCTTCTGCCTAAAAGAACTCTTCCTTCAAAAGGTGGCCACAACACTTCTACGTGAGAGAGAATGGCCAGAGAAGAAAAACGGGGGAGGAATTTGGAAGCAGCTTCTTCATCATCTGATTATAATGAATATCTGCAAGTCACTTGGACCGCAATG
This genomic window from Piliocolobus tephrosceles isolate RC106 chromosome 6, ASM277652v3, whole genome shotgun sequence contains:
- the EIF2B2 gene encoding translation initiation factor eIF-2B subunit beta — protein: MPGSAAKGSELSERIESFVETLKRGGGPRSSEEMARETLGLLRQIITDHRWSNAGELMELIRREGRRMTAAQPSETTVGNMVRRVLKIIREEYGRLHGRSDESDQQESLHKLLTSGGLNEDFSFHYAQLQSNIIEAINELLVELEGTTENIAAQALEHIHSNEVIMTIGFSRTVEAFLKEAARKRKFHVIVAECAPFCQGHEMAVNLSKAGIETTVMTDAAIFAVMSRVNKVIIGTKTILANGALRAVTGTHTLALAAKHHSTPLIVCAPMFKLSPQFPNEEDSFHKFVAPEEVLPFTEGDILEKVSVHCPVFDYVPPELITLFISNIGGNAPSYIYRLMSELYHPDDHVL